The Kluyveromyces lactis strain NRRL Y-1140 chromosome D complete sequence genome has a window encoding:
- the CIN2 gene encoding GTPase-activating protein CIN2 (weakly similar to uniprot|P46670 Saccharomyces cerevisiae YPL241C CIN2 Tubulin folding factor C (putative) involved in beta-tubulin (Tub2p) folding isolated as mutant with increased chromosome loss and sensitivity to benomyl) produces the protein MTILHCIKDDGSIDANILSSEFNTICRELEYQVDTGKDLAKCKDDLSSVSKQLTSVAHNLSSFDQELYSTKIDHLSKKITIKQLETSNKDDRRAKWKARGRPSAKTSAAVMDSSLENSKKLDAVTSPQLKDTTIYYDISENSYRNLTNCTLKYTGTEPLQEFATLSIQDVHKSIVYFNILPFNQGSLLLERFGHCKIVIITPKNSNLQLRLHEMHNCQLYIREQHPGQIQDIIIEDFSDCVFHEDTEKFVHIHNFNRLNLQNKETNGGYTFGNFPYEIGSLIP, from the exons ATGACAATACTGCATTGCATCAAAGACGATGGCAGTATAGACGCCAATATCCTCTCCTCAGAGTTTAATACGATATGCCGAG AACTTGAATATCAGGTTGATACGGGCAAGGACCTTGCGAAATGTAAGGATGATCTTTCCTCGGTCTCGAAACAGTTGACTTCAGTGGCTCATAACCTTTCGTCTTTCGATCAAGAGTTATATTCAACCAAGATCGATCACTTGTCGAAAAAAATTACCATTAAGCAATTAGAGACCAGTAACAAAGACGACCGTAGAGCAAAGTGGAAAGCTAGAGGCCGTCCATCTGCTAAGACTTCAGCAGCTGTAATGGACAGTTCCCTagaaaattcaaagaaactGGATGCTGTTACCTCTCCCCAGCTCAAAGATACTACGATATATTACGACATATCTGAAAACTCTTATCGAAACCTTACGAATTGCACGCTTAAATACACAGGTACTGAACCATTGCAAGAATTTGCAACTCTGTCAATCCAGGATGTCCATAAATCAATTGTGTACTTCAACATCTTGCCGTTTAATCAGGGaagtcttcttcttgaaagattcGGCCACTGTAAAATAGTGATAATAACACCAAAGAACAGCAATCTTCAACTTCGGTTACATGAAATGCACAATTGCCAACTTTACATAAGGGAACAACACCCTGGCCAGATCCAagatatcatcatcgaagACTTCTCAGATTGTGTTTTCCACGAGGATACTGAGAAATTCGTTCATATCCATAATTTCAATCGATTAAACTTACAAAACAAGGAAACTAACGGAGGGTATACATTCGGAAACTTCCCGTACGAAATAGGTTCCCTAATCCCATGA
- the IQG1 gene encoding Iqg1p (similar to uniprot|Q12280 Saccharomyces cerevisiae YPL242C IQG1 Essential protein required for determination of budding pattern promotes localization of axial markers Bud4p and Cdc12p) — protein MSVLTGSPGKSDSINTRMQEYMKNINKDSQPVLKQISSSRINSNSNLKGILSSTKSPKNTYSGSPGKENFNNVTAELSFILKNSPTKPSYFSASGNNVNGNNSSPSKLSSSKDNDYQEFLVRIEEAKQWIEAIIHEELPSALELATTKCMSDGVYLAKLVATVKPELVKKIIPTGDRLMYAHTQNINAFLELVNYIAVPDLFKFELNDLYDRKNIPKVFETIHATASLLSAQYGTIIPQMQNLTGQIDVSIDDIKLCQRKVPGVHAFRSFNQFGSKPSSPKKSPQKGLLDSAVLQSPVKLKTEPEVCIPESPKTPTRYSSAIVHDIRQFNPSLSETKPLSLSYPTESSPQRLKYSPDRTFSYYSPGVSRRLSYRTEDIGYFNRKRHQWNYDFDYYDTYRYGSTQYSPKRRERMTETEFLDTVTHLQALLRGLNTRYDVHLKIITLKHSNTRFAELQALCKGAVIRGQHQNFVQNHKPNEALVTLQARLRGSIQRDVFDHFRLRLIKRENYILYLKTQLKGSAQRKLTQEKLRYKSIYGDTFSVLQAVIRAKLQRGNFMSYHNISNIVSSEASALQALSRGRIVRLRMMEASSGDLQIKLQALLRGAFQRSKLQRVKEVMSCDQFQNFGPILKGYIVARRYTDAPSKVANEIVSFNAVVKGMLTRFAMELIIDIAEQNNIDSLQSKVLGYLIRKRVSQKKSFYKMRESEIIIIQKNIRRYQLQNAYKVLMSTGSPKLSTVRKFVHILNQSDNELFSANLQKLKANINDVNDEVGELQESLRKKVLMKDSLEKRRIDVCKFLTPAGRQQLEIQFNAISSDNISANLKSLYGKAGFLLQVDSFYWHLLAKGDPRFCVTNLPKLFAPIRGAIGDRENSLLIKVIGDLLVEEIDESSTLNDFLVNDDAVWIQVLQNYLTSFRSKEILTAFAQLYKYLDSNAIDFESDPSKIYAKLHPTAPPQLAHEAIEDSSTSKRFIKNMTSLWGAVELVCAVLDHIVSSTRNDLKYLASRAYRSSANKDTEESSALSAISKIVVDNFIFVALMKRSDFSSSTVGLNYDEKARVLTETLKVIFALKTFDGYFSPLNQYLVQSHNQFSDILTELLMEPEESKEYETMVYKDMANNSKPSLMIYHQSFIKILEKLEGTLEELPHDDPMVKILSKIQIEFDKTSVNGQSQLTISLDPSAYKVTLNNSRSDLMYTEAKQGLCYLMQVEEVNSNLTDLLVSEVLPEDEIAFQQLIAQNPSIANTLSEKHGDIINYAEFKKFLMYRIKELTVLGIIDKSNDYQFLLVDIANTIKTRSCIKGLNRSEMELMTSVYDSLNDKLRNTKLLLDAMDTAITKSIKEIQSLHDYTPAKKSGFGHKLKDVYQKNHKKSHEAEAGMNYKWSNKQLFELGVLSKVTGNGAKNSSVSFFGSSGSKSQYVDLKFSTRDGEVFGIELIDNKNKFDSNLQSVVKFSELIEKEAADRHSTISILGRKEKMVLNVGKLLDLLVDSFFRF, from the coding sequence ATGTCAGTCCTGACAGGTTCTCCTGGGAAGTCGGACTCGATCAATACTAGGATGCAGGAATATatgaaaaatattaataaGGATTCTCAGCCGGTTCTTAAGCaaatatcttcttcaagaataaaTTCGAATTCTAACTTGAAAGGAATTCTGAGCAGCACCAAAAGTCCCAAAAACACATACAGTGGTTCACCAGGAAAAGagaatttcaacaatgtCACAGCAGAGCTATCTTTCATCTTGAAGAATTCGCCAACAAAACCGTCTTATTTCAGTGCTTCTGGTAACAATGTAAACGGTAACAATTCTTCACCATCCAAATTGTCATCTTCAAAGGATAACGATTACCAAGAGTTTTTGGttagaattgaagaagccAAACAATGGATTGAGGCTATTATTCACGAAGAATTGCCATCAGCGCTGGAATTGGCTACAACAAAGTGTATGAGTGATGGTGTATATTTGGCTAAACTTGTTGCAACTGTCAAACCTGAGCttgtaaaaaaaattatacCTACTGGTGATAGATTGATGTATGCTCACACACAAAACATCAATGCCTTTTTAGAACTTGTCAACTATATTGCAGTCCCTGaccttttcaaatttgaattaaACGATTTGTACGATAGAAAGAACATCCCCAAAGTATTCGAAACAATACATGCAACAGCTAGTCTCTTAAGTGCTCAATACGGGACCATCATTCCGCAAATGCAGAATCTGACTGGTCAAATAGACGTTTCtattgatgatatcaagCTCTGTCAAAGGAAAGTTCCTGGTGTACATGCCTTTAGATCATTCAACCAATTCGGTTCCAAACCATCATCTCCTAAAAAGTCTCCACAAAAGGGATTACTGGACTCAGCAGTTCTTCAAAGTCCTGTGAAATTAAAAACTGAGCCTGAAGTTTGCATACCAGAATCTCCTAAGACGCCTACCAGATATTCTTCTGCAATCGTGCACGACATACGTCAATTCAATCCTTCGCTTTCTGAGACGAAGCCACTATCTCTTTCATATCCAACGGAGTCTAGCCCACAGCGCTTGAAATATAGTCCTGATAGGACATTCTCTTACTATTCGCCTGGTGTGTCAAGGAGATTATCCTATAGAACAGAAGACATCGGGTACTTCAACAGGAAAAGGCATCAATGGAATTATGATTTTGATTATTACGATACTTATAGGTATGGCAGCACCCAGTATTCGCCAAAACGACGTGAAAGAATGACCGAAACAGAGTTTTTGGATACTGTCACTCATTTGCAAGCATTACTTAGAGGTCTTAATACACGTTACGATGTccatttgaagataattACGCTGAAGCATAGCAATACCAGATTTGCAGAACTGCAGGCGCTTTGTAAGGGGGCAGTCATCAGAGGACAACATCAGAACTTCGTTCAGAACCATAAGCCAAATGAAGCTTTGGTGACATTACAAGCTCGCCTTAGAGGGTCAATACAAAGGGATGTATTCGATCACTTCAGATTAAGATTAATCAAAAGGGAAAACTACATCTTGTATTTGAAAACACAATTGAAAGGTTCTGCACAGAGAAAATTGACTCAGGAAAAGCTTCGGTATAAGAGCATATATGGGGACACATTCTCTGTCCTTCAGGCAGTTATTAGAGCCAAATTACAAAGAGGAAACTTTATGTCCTACCATAATATATCGAACATAGTCTCTAGCGAAGCATCCGCGCTACAGGCTTTATCTCGTGGAAGAATCGTAAGGCTTAGGATGATGGAAGCATCAAGTGGTGATCTACAGATAAAATTACAGGCTTTACTGAGGGGTgcttttcaaagaagtaaGCTGCAAAGGGTAAAAGAAGTAATGTCATGCGATCAATTCCAAAACTTTGGGCCTATCTTGAAAGGTTATATTGTTGCAAGGAGATACACTGACGCCCCAAGTAAAGTTGCTAATGAAATTGTCAGCTTTAATGCAGTGGTAAAGGGGATGCTGACAAGGTTTGCCATGGAACTCATTATAGATATTGCCGAACAAAACAACATTGATAGTTTACAATCCAAAGTATTAGGCTATTTAATCAGAAAACGAGTAAGccagaagaagagcttCTACAAAATGCGTGAATCTGAGATCATCAttatacaaaaaaatatcagaaGATATCAACTACAAAACGCATACAAAGTTTTAATGTCAACGGGCAGTCCGAAGTTAAGTACGGTTAGAAAATTCGTTCACATTCTTAATCAATCAGATAACGAACTATTCTCTGCTAACCTCCAAAAGCTCAAGGCTAATATTAATGATGTTAATGATGAAGTAGGAGAACTGCAAGAATCGTTGAGAAAGAAGgttttgatgaaagattcacttgaaaagagaagaattgatgTGTGTAAGTTCCTCACGCCAGCTGGACGTCAACAATTAGAGATCCAATTTAACGCCATTAGCAGCGATAATATTTCAGCAAATCTTAAGTCTTTGTACGGTAAAGCAGGTTTTTTGCTACAAGTTGACTCATTTTACTGGCATCTTCTTGCCAAAGGAGATCCGAGATTTTGTGTAACTAATTTACCAAAGTTGTTTGCTCCAATCCGTGGTGCTATTGGTGACAGAGAAAACTCATTACTTATTAAGGTCATTGGAGACTTACTAGTTGAGGAGATTGATGAATCTTCAACTTTGAATGACTTTTTAGTGAACGATGATGCTGTCTGGATTCAGGTTCTTCAGAACTATTTGACCTCTTTCAGAAGCAAAGAAATACTAACCGCTTTTGCACAGCTGTACAAATATCTTGATTCTAACGcaattgattttgagaGCGATCCATCTAAGATATATGCTAAATTGCATCCTACTGCTCCACCTCAATTGGCACATGAAGCTATTGAGGACTCAAGTACCAGCAAAAGATTCATCAAAAACATGACTTCTCTATGGGGAGCTGTGGAACTAGTTTGTGCAGTATTAGATCATATTGtatcatcaacaagaaACGATTTAAAATACCTCGCATCCAGGGCATACAGAAGCTCTGCTAATAAGGACACCGAAGAAAGTTCTGCATTATCAGCAATTTCCAAGATTGTAGTAgataatttcattttcgtTGCCTTGATGAAACGATCTGATTTCTCCTCCAGTACTGTCGGACTCAATTACGATGAAAAGGCCCGGGTTTTAACAGAAACATTAAAGGTTATATTTGCATTAAAAACTTTTGATGGTTACTTCTCTCCATTGAACCAATATCTAGTTCAATCTCACAATCAATTCTCTGACATCTTGACGGAATTACTGATGGAGCCTGAAGAGAGTAAAGAATATGAAACAATGGTCTACAAAGATATGGCAAATAATTCAAAACCATCACTTATGATTTATCATCAaagtttcatcaagatTCTAGAAAAATTGGAAGGAACTCTGGAAGAATTACCACATGATGATCCTATGGTGAAGATTCTTTCGAAAATTCAGATTGAATTCGACAAAACGTCCGTCAACGGACAATCGCAACTCACCATAAGCCTGGATCCTTCCGCATACAAAGTTACTCTAAACAATTCCAGATCTGACTTGATGTATACCGAGGCAAAGCAGGGCTTGTGTTATTTGATGCAGGTTGAGGAAGTCAATTCCAATTTAACGGATCTTCTCGTTAGCGAAGTACTACCAGAGGACGAAATTGCCTTCCAACAGCTCATCGCACAGAATCCAAGCATTGCTAATACTTTATCTGAAAAGCACGGTGATATTATTAACTATGCTGAGTTCAAAAAGTTTTTGATGTATAGAATCAAAGAGCTTACTGTTCTTGGAATAATTGATAAGAGTAACGACTATCAGTTCTTATTGGTCGACATCGCTAATACTATCAAAACTAGATCATGTATTAAAGGATTGAATCGCTCTGAAATGGAGCTAATGACTTCTGTTTATGATTCGCTGAATGACAAGCTTCGTAACACGAAACTACTTCTTGATGCGATGGACACTGCTATCACAAAATCcataaaagaaatacaatCCTTGCATGATTACACGCCAGCCAAGAAAAGTGGGTTTGGTCACAAGCTGAAGGATgtttatcaaaagaaccATAAGAAGAGCCATGAGGCAGAAGCCGGTATGAACTATAAATGGAGCAACAAACAGCTTTTCGAGCTAGGCGTTTTGTCGAAAGTAACTGGAAATGGTGCTAAGAATTCATCAGTCAGCTTTTTCGGTTCCAGTGGATCAAAGTCTCAATATGTTGATCTCAAATTCTCTACTAGAGATGGTGAAGTGTTTGGAATTGAGTTGATTGACAATAAGAACAAGTTTGATTCTAATTTACAATCTGTTGTGAAGTTTAgtgaattgattgaaaaagaagcagcTGACCGCCATTCCACGATTTCTattcttggaagaaagGAGAAGATGGTTCTTAACGTTGGCAAATTACTAGATTTGCTTGTTGACAGTTTTTTCAGgttttga
- a CDS encoding uncharacterized protein (weakly similar to uniprot|Q03236 Saccharomyces cerevisiae YMR187C Hypothetical ORF) has translation MTLRSCIDDLFHKQYVCWVCLDTECENDDWIVHQCGCNLQVHRKCLIGWIFDLNKSKLGSYYTYDTYKINSSQEISRRLCYLIDSHRDMGRVIGFAETVQEIPLVGQTWASFICVGDLLIRALAHLNAPDTSFSYDELWRGLPEDIPPCPQCKQKMLKNTSALQYRSPAWPLRLFSFCRKVTRYSATVLTLHSYVFNPVKCLFKVGLWQLRTLFSEELLRKILNISNTKALDVYAETLKGMLSISTEKQLQIIGFPLYLFTFKANGTIPLLLRIVFPYFFLKNCGTHKLLGDSIKLHGMLIGVYNLLIRPALNQIYGNWIQKYNPYFLSTQVAQKSVTKPTVFNLFQEGLEYSDVIIKPQWYDALLAALAWPFLCKYLGRKLFIAFPRINSMLLNRYPYASPDDCEMAHSLICSFALYVGYEFAKAGMTYLRLKELKEIQRIVEVSPTPETAVE, from the coding sequence ATGACACTCCGAAGTTGTATTGATGATCTATTTCACAAGCAGTACGTTTGTTGGGTGTGTTTAGATACGGAGTGTGAGAACGACGACTGGATCGTACACCAATGCGGTTGTAACTTACAGGTACACAGAAAATGTCTAATAGGATGGATATTCGATCTAAATAAGTCGAAGCTAGGGAGTTACTATACTTATGATACATACAAGATTAATTCATCACAGGAAATATCTCGAAGACTATGCTACCTCATTGATAGCCATAGGGACATGGGGAGAGTAATTGGGTTTGCTGAAACTGTGCAGGAGATACCGTTAGTGGGTCAAACATGGGCCAGTTTTATTTGTGTTGGTGATCTTTTGATCAGGGCCCTAGCCCATCTAAATGCTCCAGATACTTCTTTCTCGTATGACGAACTATGGAGAGGACTTCCAGAAGACATACCACCATGCCCACaatgtaaacaaaagatGTTAAAAAATACATCAGCGTTACAGTACAGATCACCGGCTTGGCCCTTGAGattgttttccttttgtcGAAAAGTAACAAGATATTCTGCTACTGTACTTACTTTACACAGTTATGTCTTCAATCCGGTGAAGTGTCTATTCAAAGTTGGGCTTTGGCAACTACGCACTCTGTTTTCAGAAGAACTGCTAAGAAAGATTCTAAATATATCCAATACTAAAGCGTTAGATGTGTATGCAGAAACTTTAAAGGGCATGCTTTCAATCTCGACCGAAAAACAGCTTCAAATTATCGGATTCCCTCTATACCTTTTCACTTTTAAAGCTAATGGTACAATACCTCTATTGTTGCGAATAGTGTTCCCATATTTCTTCCTCAAGAACTGCGGAACTCATAAACTCCTGGGTGATTCCATAAAGCTTCACGGTATGCTAATCGGAGTTTATAATCTCTTGATTAGACCAGCATTAAATCAGATTTACGGCAATTGGATACAAAAATATAATCCATATTTCCTATCAACGCAGGTGGCTCAAAAGAGTGTCACCAAACCCACTGTTTTCAATCTATTCCAAGAAGGTCTTGAATATTCAGATGTTATAATAAAACCGCAGTGGTACGATGCCCTCCTTGCTGCACTAGCTTGGCCATTTTTGTGTAAATATTTGGGCCGAAAGCTTTTTATTGCATTCCCCAGGATAAACTCAATGCTATTGAACAGGTATCCTTACGCGTCACCAGATGATTGTGAGATGGCACACAGCTTAATTTGCAGTTTTGCCTTGTACGTCGGATACGAATTTGCAAAAGCAGGGATGACTTACCTCAGACTGAAGGAATTAAAAGAGATCCAAAGAATTGTAGAAGTTTCACCAACTCCTGAAACTGCTGTTGAGTGA
- the SRP68 gene encoding signal recognition particle subunit SRP68 (similar to uniprot|P38687 Saccharomyces cerevisiae YPL243W SRP68 Component of the signal recognition particle (SRP) ribonucleoprotein (RNP) complex that functions in protein targeting to the endoplasmic reticulum (ER) membrane): MVYSPLGVTYGFRSNLLLESFADYHKYHKKVNHKLQQLRGRLKLISKDSKNYKGQEKLDKITHEDYSKNRLYGFLMLLLAERDVAYVESIKATGRSRGHLRSLELKLMRTRIKKANRYCDRLISLSQGEDKWQIQAEIMIYEKLIRTEYELYGKKQVKFSDAEKISTHLALALAAVNFLVDSKLLKEGVADAVKSKYLYIFKEKANAFSVRDQQTYISRVIQANPEDQLLQLLQSHGFSFSVPETDASKSQSREISWRSYSATIEDSKVFEVYSELAELHNSSKLSNLNDKLFKWNRAIDLQKEYMTTCSEDDTDENNQILLTYLQYNAMVTGVERDSSLFESLLKQWERFDNKSFTSKLNKYKEVDHIIKNLKSLLSQIMDLPGVYSDSDLTNQVFLLKTYYETCFTSKLLANIYQSKKKYVESLALYVDCLQRIENAEESLINWDEIYLPSQLLSKGKITDLKKYITTGWRSVVALAEHKKSMEKNKKTRQFEPSLVEILESKVRPSDVSLDNLYPLAPRLLPIPPKPFLYDLAYNYFNIPDSTSVTEESVSSTTAEANQDDEPVKESKAPSKKGLFGLFRG, translated from the coding sequence ATGGTATACTCTCCTTTGGGTGTTACCTATGGGTTCAGATCCAATTTATTGTTAGAATCTTTTGCAGATTACCATAAATATCATAAAAAGGTTAACCATAAGTTACAACAATTGAGAGGCCGTTTAAAGTTGATTTCCAAGGATTCTAAGAACTATAAGGGCCAGGAGAAACTTGATAAGATTACGCATGAGGATTACAGTAAGAATCGGTTGTATGGATTCTTAATGCTTTTGTTAGCAGAAAGAGATGTGGCTTACGTAGAAAGTATCAAGGCCACAGGTAGAAGCAGGGGCCACTTGAGGAGtcttgaattgaaactCATGCGTACCAGGATAAAGAAGGCCAATAGGTACTGTGACAGACTTATTTCATTGTCTCAAGGTGAGGACAAGTGGCAGATCCAAGCagaaataatgatataTGAAAAGTTAATCCGGACCGAATATGAGCTGTACGGTAAGAAACAGGTCAAATTCTCCGATGCAGAGAAGATTTCTACCCATCTAGCATTAGCACTAGCTGCGGTCAACTTTTTAGTTGATTCAAAGCTATTGAAGGAAGGCGTGGCCGATGCAGTGAAGAGCAAGTACCTGtacattttcaaagagaagGCCAATGCCTTTTCTGTCAGAGATCAACAAACCTATATTTCAAGAGTCATACAGGCTAACCCGGAAGACCAACTTTTGCAATTGTTACAATCTCATGGGTTCTCTTTCTCGGTTCCCGAAACTGACGCTTCAAAGAGTCAATCCCGTGAGATTTCATGGAGATCATATTCCGCAACGATAGAAGACAGTAAAGTGTTTGAAGTGTACAGTGAATTGGCTGAATTGCACAACTCCAGCAAGCTTTCCAATTTGAACGATAAACTATTTAAGTGGAACAGAGCCATTGATTTACAAAAAGAATATATGACGACATGCtctgaagatgatactGACGAAAACAATCAAATTCTCTTGACTTATCTACAATACAATGCCATGGTAACCGGTGTAGAAAGAGACAGCAGCTTGTTCGAGAGTCTTTTGAAGCAATGGGAAAGATTTGACAATAAGTCTTTTACGAGCAAGTTAAACAAGTACAAAGAAGTGGACCATATTATCAAGAACTTAAAGAGTTTGTTAAGTCAGATTATGGATCTACCGGGTGTTTACTCAGACAGCGACCTAACAAACCAAGTGTTCCTCTTGAAGACTTACTATGAAACTTGTTTCACTTCCAAACTGCTAGCAAACATATATcaatcgaagaagaaatacgTGGAATCACTCGCCCTATATGTCGACTGCTtacaaagaattgaaaacgCCGAAGAATCCCTGATAAACTGGGATGAAATCTATCTACCATCCCAGCTACTCTCGAAGGGGAAGATCACagacttgaagaaatacaTCACTACCGGATGGAGATCTGTTGTTGCCCTGGCAGAGCACAAGAAATCTATggaaaagaacaagaaaaccCGTCAATTCGAACCATCTCTAGTCGAGATTTTGGAAAGCAAAGTGAGACCAAGTGACGTATCCTTGGATAACTTGTACCCACTCGCACCAAgacttcttccaattcctCCAAAACCTTTCCTCTACGACTTGGCTTACAACTACTTCAACATACCAGATTCTACCTCTGTTACAGAAGAGTCGGTATCTTCAACTACTGCTGAGGCAAACCAAGACGATGAACCCGTCAAGGAATCGAAAGCACCATCCAAGAAAGGTTTATTCGGTCTTTTCAGAGGTTAA